AAATAGTATGTTATAATGTAAAATTGGATGGTGAATTTTAATTTTTTGGGAGGTGTGGTGTCTTGAAGCTATCGAGCTTTTTGGGAGGAGTACATCCCCCCGAAAATAAGTCATTGAGTAAAGATATTCCAATTAAAAAAGCTCCTTTACCAGAAAAGGTTGTAGTATTTATGCAACAGCATGCGGGTGCTCCTGCAAAACCTGTAGTGCAAGTTGGAGATAAAGTTAAAACTGGTCAAGTTATTGGTGAACCTTCCGGGTTCGTTTCTGCATATGTTCATTCACCAGTAACTGGGAAAGTTGTTGAGGTTAAAAAGATAAGTAATATAATTTTTGGAAAAGCAGTTGACGCAGTTATTATTGAAAGAGAATCCGAAGATGATTGGGAACTTCTTCCTCATGGTGATTTTGAGAAATTTTCAAAAGAAGAGCTTCTTGATATCATTCAAAAAGCAGGTATTGTAGGACTTGGCGGTGCAATGTTCCCAACACATATAAAATTAAATCCTCCAAAAGATAAAAAAATTGATACATTAATTATAAATGGTGCAGAATGTGAACCATACTTGACAATTGATCACAGAATGATGTTAGAAAAACATGAAGAGATTTTGTTAGGTATTGAAATTGTAAAGAAAATTTTAAATGTTGAAAATGTATATATAGGAATTGAGGATAATAAAATTGATGCAATTAACCTTTTAAATGATAAATGGAGAGGAAAAGTTACTGTTGTTCCATTAAAAACAAAATATCCTCAAGGTGCTGAAAAACAATTAATTTATGCTGTTACAAAAAGAAGTGTTCCACGTGGTGGCCTTCCAATGGATGTTGGAGTCGTAGTTCAAAATGTAAGTACTATGTATGCAATTAAGGAAGCAGTAATTGATGGTAAACCTCTTATAGAAAGAGGCTTAACCTTAACTGGGGAAGCAATTAAAAAACCAGGAAATTGGTGGGTAAGAGTTGGTACTCCTATTTCATGGATTGTGGATAATTTAGGCGAAGGTTTTAAAGAAGGACTTGAAGAAATAAAGATTTTAATGGGCGGACCAATGATGGGAATACCTATTAACAATATAGAAACTCCAATAGTAAAGGGGAATAATGGAATTACAAGTATTGTTCCACATGAACAGAAAAGCACCTTTTGTATTAGATGTTCTTATTGTGTAAATGTATGTCCAATGGGACTCCAGCCATACTTATTAGACTTGCTTGGAAAGAAAAAAAGATATGATGAAGCAGCAAGTATAGGATTGATGGATTGTATAGAATGTGGTTCGTGTACGTATATTTGTCCTGCTAAAATTGAGCATGTTAAGACTATTAAACTTGCTAAAAAAGTGTATAGGGCCCTGAGGGGAGGGAAGAAATGATGAAGTTGATTACAGGAAATGCTCCACATTTAAGATCAAATGATACAACTTCAAGGGTAATGTTAGATGTTATTATAGCTTTACTACCTGCTTTAATAGGCGCATGGTATTTTTTTGGTTTTTATGCATTTTTTCTTGCTATTTTAGGTGCAGTTGTCGGTGAATTATTTGAATTATTTATTATGAAGATACTTAGAAAAGATAAAAATTTTGTGCCAAATGGGAGTGCTGCGGTAACAGGAATACTTCTTGCTATGAATGTTAGTCCTGCAACATCATGGTGGGTATTTTTACTTGGATTAGTTTTTGCGTTAGGTGTTGCAAAACATGCTTTTGGTGGACTTGGAATGAACATATTTAACCCTGCACTTGCTGGGAGGGCATTTTTGTTAGTTTCATTTCCAGTTCAAATGACGACATGGTATAAACCTACACTTTCTTTTTCTAAATGGGTTGATGTTCAAACAACTGCTACACCACTTGCCGTTTTAAAAGAAACAGGAAGTGTAAATGTAAGCTATTGGGATTTGTTTATAGGAAATAGAGCAGGATCCATAGGTGAAACGAGTGTTTTATTGTTACTAATAGGTTTTGCATATCTTGTTGCTAGAAAAAGAATAAAATTAATGATTCCAATTTCTTATATAGGAACTGTTTTTGTTATGTCATCGTTTTTCTATTTTGCAAACCCAACATTTGGTACACCTTTATTCCATATTCTCAGTGGTGGTTTGATGTTAGGTGCACTGTTTATGGCAACTGATATGGTTACAAGTCCTATGACAATAAAAGGTCAAGCTATCTTTGGTATTGGTGCAGGAGTTATGACTTTACTAATAAGGTATTTTGCGGGTTATCCAGAAGGTGTTTCATTATCAATTCTTTTAATGAATGCATTTGTTCCACTTATTGATAGATACACACAACCCCGCATTTTTGGTGAGGTGAAATCATGAAAGATATGATAAAAACAGGTCTAATTTTGATGGTATATACTTTAGTTGCAGGTTTGATTTTAGGATTTATTTATACTTCAACCCAAGCTGCAATAAAAGAAGCTGAATTGAAAAATACTATTGATGCGGTTAAGTTTGTTCTTACAGAAAATGGGAATTTATTAGTAAAAGAGAAAGTAATAAAAGAAGCCGTTTTAGAAGGTTCAAAAGAGGAAGAAAAAGAAATATTTAAAAAAGGAACTAGTGCTGTTTTGACCCCTGTTTTAAATTTTCATACTGAAAGAGGAAAGGTTTACGTTTTAAAGGGGTATGGTATTGGCTATGGTGGAAAAGTTGTTACAATAGCATCCTTTTTAGTAAATAATAAAAAAATTGATCTTTTATCAATAAGGGTTATTGAATATTCACAAGAAACACCTGGACTTGGAGCAAAGATAGCTGAAGAGACATCTCAAAAGAGGTTTTATCCTATCCCATATGAAGGTTTAAAAAATGGAGTAAAAGTTGACAAAGATGCTGGGAAATCTAATCTTTCACCTGAAGAAGCAAAAAAAATTGGAGTTGTAAAAATAAGTGATGTAATGACAGGAGCAACTATTACACCTCGAGCAGTTGCATCAACTATTGATACAATGTTTAAATATTTGCAAAAGGAGGTGCAATAATCAATGGCGAGCAGATCATGGAAAGAATTCAGTAAAGGTTTTATTGTAGAAAATCCTACTTATGTTCAAGCATTAGGAATGTGTCCAACACTTGCAACTACTACAAGCGCGAAGAATGGTCTTGGAATGGGGCTTGCTGCTACTGCTGTTTTAGTTATGTCAAACATAGTTGTTTCTCTTTTAAGAAAAGCAGTTCCTGAAAAAATAAGAATTCCAATATTTATAACTATAATTGCATCTTTTGTTACAATTGTTGATCTTTTGATGCATGCCTATGTATACGATCTTTGGAAAACATTAGGATTATTTATCCCTCTTATTGTTGTTAACTGTGTAATTATGGGTAGAGCAGAGTCATTTGCATCAAAAAATAATGTTTGGTATTCAATGTTAGATGGTCTTGGAATGGGACTTGGCTTTACAGCAAGTTTAACTCTTTTAGGTGCAATTAGAGAATTGCTTGGAAGTGGTACATTATTTGATGTAAAAATTTGGGGTAAAGCATTTAATGTGTTTATCATGATTCTTCCCCCTGGTGCTTATTTGACATTAGGTTTACTTGCCGCACTATTTGCGTATATAGGTATGAAGAAAAAAGAAAGGGGGAACACTAAATGAAGATTTTTTTGATATTATTATCAGCAATGCTTGTTAACAATTATGTTTTTATTAGGTTTTTAGGTATTTGTCCGTTTTTAGGTGTATCTAAAAAAATGGATACAGCCGTTGGAATGGGTCTTGCAGCAACATTTGTTCTTGTAATGTCCTCTACAATTTCTTGGTTTGTTGATAGACTTTTAATATCACTTGGCCTTGAATTTTTAAGAACAATTGCATTTATTTTGGTTATTGCATCATTTGTTCAATTTGTTGAATTGTTTTTAAAGAAAAATAATCCAAACTTGTATGATGCACTTGGAATATTTCTTCCACTTATTACTACAAATTGTATAATATTGGGTGTTGCTCTTATAAATAGTATGAATAATTACAATCTTTTAGAAACAATTTTTAATTCTCTTGGTGCAGGTCTTGGTTTTCTTTTAGCATTAATAATATTTAGTGCAATTCGTGAAAAATTGGAATTATATAATTTACCAAAACCATTTGAAGGACTTCCAATTGCGTTGATTACAGCATCTTTGTTGTCTTTAGCATTTATGGGATTCCAGGGTATGATAAAGTTATAAAACTTGAAAATATAAATGGTATTTGATATAATAAAAATGTAATTGAGCGGGTGTAGCTCAGGTGGTAGAGCATCAGCTTCCCAAGCTGAGGGCCGCGGGTTCGAGTCCCGTCGCCCGCTCCAACGGGGCTTAAAAGCCCTGTTTTTTTTAATAGACAACATTGGGAGGTAATACCTTGACTATAGACGCAATTATCTCTTTATTTATTTTTGTTGTTGTATATTATCTAATAATTTCTGAAAAAGTTCATAGGTCAATTTCTGTAGTTTTAGGTGCTTTTATCTTAACTTTTTTTGGAGTATTTGAAGATCCTGATTATTTATTTAAAAATTATGTTGATTTTGATACAATTTTTTTATTGGTTGGGATGATGCTCCTTGTATCTGCTGTAAAAAGTACTGGTTTTTTTGAATATGTAGCATTTAAATTAATTCATTTTTCTAAAAATTCATTTTTATCTATTTTTATTCTTTTAAACTTTTTTGTAGCGTTTTTTTCTGCCTTTGTAGATAATGTAACCACAATAATGATCTTTATCCCAATAACACTTGCGGTTGCGGATGCCGCGGGTATTGATCCAACCTTTTTTGTTCTTTCAGAGGTTTTTAGTTCCAATATTGGAGGTACAGCAACTTTAATAGGTGATCCCCCGAATATTTTAATTGGTAATGCAGCAAGGCTTACTTTTAATGATTTTATATTGAATACTTCTCCAGCTACATTAATAACTTGGGGAATTATTATTTTATATTTTGTATTAAAAAATAAAAAATATTTGAAAAAAAATATAAGTTTTGAATTTTCTGCTATTGAAATTACAAAAAGTAATTTAATTAAATCTACAGTTTTGTTGATAAGTGTAATAATTTTATTTACAGTCCAAGAAAAAATAGGAGTGCATAGTTCAGTCATAGCATTTGGAATGGGTTTTTTATCGATTTTGGTTATTGACCCAAAAAATGTTGAAAAACATTTTGGTGAAATTGAATGGGGAACTATATTTTTCTTTATAGGTTTGTTTATTATAACAGGTGCACTTGAAGATACTGGAATTTTAAAAAATTTAGCAATGATTTTAAGCAAAAATTTTGGAAGTACCCCAAAATTATTTGGAATGTTTTTGATTATTATGTCATTTTTAGTTAGTGGATTTTTTGATAATATTCCATTTACTGCGACAATGATTCCTGTAATTAAGATGCTTCCTTCAATTAACTCTACTTTTGTTAATCTAAATCCTTATTGGTGGGCTTTATCTCTTGGTGTATGTTTTGGAGGAAATCTTACACAAATTGGTGCATCTGCAAATATTGTGGCTATTACCATGCTATTAAAATATTCAAAAAGATCTGTTTCTTTTAAAGAGTATATGAAATTTTCCATAATACCATCTTTAATTTCTTTAATAGTTTCTATAGCGTACGTTGAATTTAGATATTTTTAATGTGAGGTGTTAAAAAAATATGTTTTGGGCTTTTTTAGGACTTATTATTGGTATTATTTTGCTAATAAAAGGAGCAGATTGGCTTGTAGATGGAGCGGTATCTGTAGCTTTAAATTTGGGTGTTTCAAAAATGGTTGTTGGTCTTTCAGTAGTTGCTTTTGGAACATCATTGCCAGAACTTGTCGCTTCGTTAGTTGCAGTTTTTAAAGGTTATTCCAGCGTTTCAATTTCAAATGTAGTTGGAAGTAATATTGCTAATATTTCGCTTGCTCTTGCCTTGTCAGCTTTATTTGTTTCAATTCCTATAAAAGATCAAACCATACGTGCTGAAATGCCCTTTATGCTTATTTCAACTTTTACTTTCACTGCGCTATTTTTGAAAGATTACAATTTAGTTTGGAACTATGGAATAGTGTTTTTATTATTGATGATTATCTATATATACTATCTTATAACTAGTGCAAAAGAAATTGTTAAAGAAGAATTTGAAGAAGAGGTAAAAGAAGTTAAGAGTACATGGCTTTC
Above is a window of Thermosipho japonicus DNA encoding:
- the rsxC gene encoding electron transport complex subunit RsxC, translated to MKLSSFLGGVHPPENKSLSKDIPIKKAPLPEKVVVFMQQHAGAPAKPVVQVGDKVKTGQVIGEPSGFVSAYVHSPVTGKVVEVKKISNIIFGKAVDAVIIERESEDDWELLPHGDFEKFSKEELLDIIQKAGIVGLGGAMFPTHIKLNPPKDKKIDTLIINGAECEPYLTIDHRMMLEKHEEILLGIEIVKKILNVENVYIGIEDNKIDAINLLNDKWRGKVTVVPLKTKYPQGAEKQLIYAVTKRSVPRGGLPMDVGVVVQNVSTMYAIKEAVIDGKPLIERGLTLTGEAIKKPGNWWVRVGTPISWIVDNLGEGFKEGLEEIKILMGGPMMGIPINNIETPIVKGNNGITSIVPHEQKSTFCIRCSYCVNVCPMGLQPYLLDLLGKKKRYDEAASIGLMDCIECGSCTYICPAKIEHVKTIKLAKKVYRALRGGKK
- the rsxA gene encoding electron transport complex subunit RsxA, giving the protein MKIFLILLSAMLVNNYVFIRFLGICPFLGVSKKMDTAVGMGLAATFVLVMSSTISWFVDRLLISLGLEFLRTIAFILVIASFVQFVELFLKKNNPNLYDALGIFLPLITTNCIILGVALINSMNNYNLLETIFNSLGAGLGFLLALIIFSAIREKLELYNLPKPFEGLPIALITASLLSLAFMGFQGMIKL
- the rsxE gene encoding electron transport complex subunit RsxE produces the protein MASRSWKEFSKGFIVENPTYVQALGMCPTLATTTSAKNGLGMGLAATAVLVMSNIVVSLLRKAVPEKIRIPIFITIIASFVTIVDLLMHAYVYDLWKTLGLFIPLIVVNCVIMGRAESFASKNNVWYSMLDGLGMGLGFTASLTLLGAIRELLGSGTLFDVKIWGKAFNVFIMILPPGAYLTLGLLAALFAYIGMKKKERGNTK
- a CDS encoding RnfABCDGE type electron transport complex subunit D, with protein sequence MKLITGNAPHLRSNDTTSRVMLDVIIALLPALIGAWYFFGFYAFFLAILGAVVGELFELFIMKILRKDKNFVPNGSAAVTGILLAMNVSPATSWWVFLLGLVFALGVAKHAFGGLGMNIFNPALAGRAFLLVSFPVQMTTWYKPTLSFSKWVDVQTTATPLAVLKETGSVNVSYWDLFIGNRAGSIGETSVLLLLIGFAYLVARKRIKLMIPISYIGTVFVMSSFFYFANPTFGTPLFHILSGGLMLGALFMATDMVTSPMTIKGQAIFGIGAGVMTLLIRYFAGYPEGVSLSILLMNAFVPLIDRYTQPRIFGEVKS
- a CDS encoding SLC13 family permease — encoded protein: MTIDAIISLFIFVVVYYLIISEKVHRSISVVLGAFILTFFGVFEDPDYLFKNYVDFDTIFLLVGMMLLVSAVKSTGFFEYVAFKLIHFSKNSFLSIFILLNFFVAFFSAFVDNVTTIMIFIPITLAVADAAGIDPTFFVLSEVFSSNIGGTATLIGDPPNILIGNAARLTFNDFILNTSPATLITWGIIILYFVLKNKKYLKKNISFEFSAIEITKSNLIKSTVLLISVIILFTVQEKIGVHSSVIAFGMGFLSILVIDPKNVEKHFGEIEWGTIFFFIGLFIITGALEDTGILKNLAMILSKNFGSTPKLFGMFLIIMSFLVSGFFDNIPFTATMIPVIKMLPSINSTFVNLNPYWWALSLGVCFGGNLTQIGASANIVAITMLLKYSKRSVSFKEYMKFSIIPSLISLIVSIAYVEFRYF
- a CDS encoding calcium/sodium antiporter; amino-acid sequence: MFWAFLGLIIGIILLIKGADWLVDGAVSVALNLGVSKMVVGLSVVAFGTSLPELVASLVAVFKGYSSVSISNVVGSNIANISLALALSALFVSIPIKDQTIRAEMPFMLISTFTFTALFLKDYNLVWNYGIVFLLLMIIYIYYLITSAKEIVKEEFEEEVKEVKSTWLSIFLSVLGVVGVSVGGEMTIKNVVKIAEFFNLSETFVGLTIVAIGTSLPEIVVSIISTVKGESDILVGNIVGSNVFNILLILGVSSLFGNLVVDVNNFTIDLIVMNLMAVLLFVFSIFRKRIFRFEAIVFLSTYFYYLYQIILRR
- a CDS encoding RnfABCDGE type electron transport complex subunit G — translated: MKDMIKTGLILMVYTLVAGLILGFIYTSTQAAIKEAELKNTIDAVKFVLTENGNLLVKEKVIKEAVLEGSKEEEKEIFKKGTSAVLTPVLNFHTERGKVYVLKGYGIGYGGKVVTIASFLVNNKKIDLLSIRVIEYSQETPGLGAKIAEETSQKRFYPIPYEGLKNGVKVDKDAGKSNLSPEEAKKIGVVKISDVMTGATITPRAVASTIDTMFKYLQKEVQ